ATAGACCGCTTCCTCGATGTTTGGGGCCACGACGAGGAGCCCATGGTTGCGCAGCAGGCCAACTCCTCCTGTCTCAAACAGTCGCATGAGGGCAGGGTCAATCTCTGCCTCACGGAACAGTCCCTGATACTCGACACAAATCGTTTCAGGAATGAGTTCGACGGCTGTCTGCGAGACTGGAAGAAGCCCTGCGGCGGTTGTGCCAACAGCCAAGGCATTTTCGGAATGCGTGTGCAACGCGCTACCTGGTCGCGCCCGTACCTTATGGATCAGCCGATGAAGCTTATATCCGTCGGCATTCACACCCAGCTTTTCTGGATTCAGCTTGTCAATTTCATCGAGAGGAACCGTGATCCAGTCCGATGGCGTCATTTCAACGGCAAGAACACCATCGGGATTCATGGAAACAAAGATGCGTCCTCGACCGTCGACCCATGCGGTTGAAATGTGATTAAATATTGCGTCAACGTAATTCAGCTTTCCAAGTATTCGCCATGCATCTGTCATCTTGGCGTTGAC
This is a stretch of genomic DNA from Bradyrhizobium sp. CB2312. It encodes these proteins:
- a CDS encoding class II aldolase/adducin family protein, translating into MHLVNAKMTDAWRILGKLNYVDAIFNHISTAWVDGRGRIFVSMNPDGVLAVEMTPSDWITVPLDEIDKLNPEKLGVNADGYKLHRLIHKVRARPGSALHTHSENALAVGTTAAGLLPVSQTAVELIPETICVEYQGLFREAEIDPALMRLFETGGVGLLRNHGLLVVAPNIEEAVYLQHYMEVACRVQILALSLGGSPLTPPGHVVTQTATELRKDRAAAAEKLFKAFQRVLLNTRASR